From the Thermovirga lienii DSM 17291 genome, one window contains:
- a CDS encoding Respiratory-chain NADH dehydrogenase domain 51 kDa subunit (PFAM: NADH-ubiquinone oxidoreductase-F iron-sulfur binding region; 4Fe-4S binding domain; Respiratory-chain NADH dehydrogenase 51 Kd subunit; SLBB domain~COGs: COG1894 NADH:ubiquinone oxidoreductase NADH-binding (51 kD) subunit~InterProIPR017900: IPR011538: IPR019554: IPR019575: IPR 017896~KEGG: tko:TK1613 NADH:ubiquinone oxidoreductase, NADH-binding subunit F~PFAM: Respiratory-chain NADH dehydrogenase domain 51 kDa subunit; Soluble ligand binding domain; NADH ubiquinone oxidoreductase, F subunit, iron sulphur binding~SPTR: NADH dehydrogenase (Quinone)), with translation MTKTVIKVGMASCGIAAGARPVYEYLLDKLGDRKDVEIKQVGCIGLCFREPLVEVIKDGTRVMYGEVDIDSLEKIIETHILNGTPVEEKIILSDSTEAPENKTIDKQVRIVLRNTGIIDPTKIDEYLERDGYKGLTKALQMDPEAVIDEILESGLRGRGGAGFPTGLKWRFARKAAGDEKYVVCNADEGDPGAFMDRSVLEGDPHSVIEGMLICGYAIGAKHGIIYCRAEYPLAIKHLNIAIEQARERGFLGKNILGSGFDFDIYIKEGAGAFVCGEETALMASIEGKRGMPRPRPPFPANKGIFGKPTNINNVETLANVAWIILHGASEFNKYGTGKSRGTKVFALAGKIVKGGLVEVPMGMPLREVIFDVGGGIPDGKEFKAVQLGGPSGGCLPASELDTPVDYESINATGAIMGSGGMVVMDEDTCIVDVAKFFLSFVQSESCGKCPFCRIGTKRMLEILERICDGKGTPEDLDLLEDLAYKIKDGSLCGLGQTAPNPVLTTLKYFRHEYEAHVNEKKCPAKVCTNLIHYTIDPDTCIGCTKCSKVCPVGAIEGQIRQPHKIDDSVCVRCGQCKSVCPVKAISVE, from the coding sequence ATGACAAAAACAGTCATTAAAGTAGGAATGGCAAGCTGTGGTATAGCTGCAGGAGCCCGTCCAGTTTATGAGTACCTGCTAGATAAGCTGGGCGACAGAAAAGACGTAGAAATAAAACAAGTAGGTTGTATAGGACTCTGTTTCAGAGAACCGCTGGTGGAAGTAATCAAAGATGGTACCAGAGTAATGTACGGAGAGGTAGACATTGATTCCCTCGAAAAAATAATAGAAACCCACATTCTAAACGGCACCCCTGTCGAAGAAAAAATAATCTTAAGCGATTCCACAGAAGCTCCAGAAAACAAAACCATTGACAAACAGGTTCGAATAGTCCTCAGAAACACGGGAATAATAGATCCCACAAAAATTGATGAATATCTGGAAAGAGACGGCTACAAAGGACTCACGAAGGCTCTACAGATGGATCCTGAGGCAGTAATAGACGAGATCCTGGAAAGCGGCCTGAGAGGAAGAGGCGGAGCAGGATTCCCCACCGGTCTAAAATGGAGGTTTGCGAGAAAAGCTGCAGGTGACGAAAAATACGTTGTTTGCAACGCCGACGAGGGTGACCCAGGAGCTTTCATGGACCGATCAGTCCTTGAAGGAGACCCCCATTCTGTCATAGAAGGCATGTTGATCTGTGGTTATGCCATAGGAGCAAAGCACGGGATAATTTATTGTAGAGCTGAGTATCCTCTGGCTATAAAACACCTCAACATCGCAATTGAACAAGCAAGAGAAAGAGGTTTCCTGGGCAAGAACATTCTAGGATCGGGCTTTGATTTCGATATTTACATCAAGGAAGGTGCCGGGGCGTTCGTGTGCGGCGAAGAGACGGCACTAATGGCCTCGATAGAGGGTAAAAGAGGCATGCCCAGACCACGACCGCCATTTCCTGCAAACAAAGGAATCTTTGGAAAACCAACAAACATCAACAACGTTGAAACGCTGGCGAATGTGGCATGGATAATCCTTCACGGCGCCTCCGAGTTCAATAAGTATGGTACGGGCAAGAGCAGAGGGACCAAAGTGTTCGCCCTCGCTGGAAAGATAGTGAAAGGCGGCTTGGTTGAGGTTCCAATGGGAATGCCCCTAAGAGAAGTTATCTTCGATGTTGGAGGCGGTATTCCAGACGGAAAGGAATTTAAGGCTGTTCAGCTTGGAGGCCCATCAGGCGGATGCCTTCCAGCGTCCGAGCTTGACACTCCTGTTGACTACGAATCCATAAACGCCACCGGCGCAATCATGGGATCTGGTGGAATGGTAGTCATGGACGAAGATACCTGCATAGTCGACGTCGCGAAATTCTTCCTGAGCTTCGTCCAAAGCGAATCCTGTGGCAAGTGCCCCTTCTGTCGTATAGGAACCAAGAGGATGTTGGAGATCCTTGAGAGAATATGTGACGGAAAAGGAACTCCGGAAGACTTGGATCTGCTGGAAGACCTGGCCTACAAGATAAAGGACGGATCACTTTGCGGCCTAGGGCAAACTGCTCCTAACCCCGTTTTGACTACGCTAAAATATTTCCGCCACGAATACGAGGCCCACGTCAACGAGAAAAAATGCCCCGCAAAGGTATGTACAAACCTTATTCATTACACAATAGATCCAGATACGTGCATAGGCTGCACAAAATGTTCTAAGGTCTGCCCTGTGGGCGCCATTGAAGGCCAAATCAGACAGCCTCACAAGATAGATGACTCTGTTTGCGTACGTTGCGGACAGTGTAAGTCTGTATGCCCAGTAAAAGCCATCTCCGTAGAATAA
- a CDS encoding glutaredoxin-like protein, YruB-family (PFAM: Glutaredoxin~TIGRFAM: Glutaredoxin-like protein, YruB-family~COGs: COG0695 Glutaredoxin and related protein~InterPro IPR011767: IPR002109: IPR011911~KEGG: tai:Taci_0792 glutaredoxin-like protein, YruB-family~PFAM: glutaredoxin~SPTR: Glutaredoxin-like protein, YruB-family;~TIGRFAM: glutaredoxin-like protein, YruB-family) — MATVKVYSTPTCPWCVKAKDYLKSINVDFEDVDVSKDREAAMEMVRKTRQMGVPVVQIGSTYIVGFDKDAIDEALKENGIL; from the coding sequence ATGGCGACGGTTAAAGTTTATTCTACTCCTACATGCCCTTGGTGTGTAAAGGCCAAGGACTATTTGAAGAGCATAAACGTTGATTTTGAGGATGTGGATGTTAGCAAAGACAGAGAGGCTGCCATGGAGATGGTGAGAAAAACCCGACAGATGGGTGTGCCTGTAGTGCAAATAGGTTCCACGTATATCGTGGGTTTTGATAAGGATGCCATTGATGAGGCGCTGAAGGAAAACGGCATCTTGTAG
- a CDS encoding molybdopterin oxidoreductase (PFAM: Pyridine nucleotide-disulphide oxidoreductase; Molybdopterin oxidoreductase; 4Fe-4S binding domain; Molybdopterin oxidoreductase Fe4S4 domain~COGs: COG3383 Uncharacterized anaerobic dehydrogenase~InterProIPR000759: IPR017900: IPR006126: IPR001041: IPR 013027: IPR006963: IPR006656: IPR017896~KEGG: slo:Shew_0809 formate dehydrogenase, alpha subunit~PFAM: molybdopterin oxidoreductase; FAD-dependent pyridine nucleotide-disulphide oxidoreductase; ferredoxin; molybdopterin oxidoreductase Fe4S4 region~SPTR: Molybdopterin oxidoreductase), which produces MERTVSVILNGKTVKGYPGQKILDLCAENGIEIPTLCYDKHLSLYGGCSICLVEVKGARSLVRACATPIQEGMEIETHTERVKGARKLALELLLSDHVGDCRPPCQLACPARADVKSYVNLAAEGKFRSALDVLHQGITLPASIGRVCPAPCQEKCRRHFVDEEPVSIREIKRYIGDWGLSQGDLGEIPQIKENGKSVAIVGGGPAGLSAAYYLRLKGYKVTIFEKESKLGGMMRYGIPDYRLPQEILEKECQWLLAHGIETRMNTALGKDVTLEELKKQYDAVLLAMGCWKSTPMRVPGEDLPGVIGGIEFLYKVNNKQETGIGKKVAIIGGGNTAMDAARCSLREGAEKVYVVYRRTREEMPAEDIEIEEAMEEGVEFIFLAAPTAIEGNSRVESIVCEKMALGAPDASGRRRPIPTGETFTLEVDTVIAAIGQRIDLSSLPQDIHDGKWLKVDEHFATPYEGVFVCGDQKTGPGIAVEAIGSGHWAAESIHHYLTEGIPHRPFECDVVRDDLGPEDFLDVEKQPMEKPLILEPQERLSKPYEEFNKGLTEEQVTIDGSRCMKCGCPDIHECKLREYSIEYEASPDAFPKELYSRPDRPEEANTYYIRNMDKCIQCGVCVRTCEEIANCHAIDFQKRGIKTFVGPGVDRTIEHSDCIFCGLCVQNCPTGALVERTSFGISRPSKTKLSKTICTYCSVGCELVAHTDLLTGRIDNVTADLDNQMSINKGKICAKGRFDWQFVNRDDRIKTPLIKVNGTFQEASWVEALEFVSKKLMAIKDQYGSDSIGFCASNHCTNEENYLLQRFAREVVGTNNVDTVDSTYYMPVINGLTSTLGTVAMTNDFDSLKNANVILLLEANLAETHPVAEMWIKELKKASSTKLLISNSTPTKLDRYADITLQQNKGTAVALLNGLMHIIVEEGLYNSDYVMNNTENFGELKKLLSEYSPSKVAAITGIPEKALREAARTFASGPNSAIIFGDCLLQLENAEETVKSIANLALLCGMLGRPGTGIYPVVGASNTVGAFDMGCTPRLLPGYLPSNDETARSKVEAIWNCSLPTREGHGILDMIDKASKGELKAMYIMGSDIAKKLSCKDALSNLDLLVVQDIFLNETAQLADVVLPAACWGEKDGTKTNACRVVQKTSKAAEAPQDARPDWWILTQLAEACGRSWSFENPESIMNEISNVADIYGGITYDRLNTKGLAWPCWNLKHEGTPILFTEGFHNRKARFAPCEWKSAN; this is translated from the coding sequence ATGGAACGTACAGTTTCTGTAATCCTAAATGGGAAAACCGTAAAGGGATACCCGGGACAAAAAATACTGGACCTATGTGCAGAAAATGGTATTGAGATACCCACACTCTGTTACGATAAGCATCTTTCCTTGTATGGAGGATGCTCCATATGCCTGGTGGAAGTCAAAGGTGCAAGAAGCCTGGTTAGGGCATGCGCTACCCCTATCCAGGAAGGAATGGAGATAGAGACCCATACGGAACGAGTCAAGGGAGCCAGAAAGCTTGCTCTAGAGCTTCTACTTTCAGACCACGTTGGAGATTGTAGACCTCCCTGTCAGTTGGCCTGCCCTGCCCGTGCTGATGTAAAAAGCTACGTAAACCTGGCAGCGGAGGGCAAATTCCGTTCAGCTTTGGATGTACTTCATCAGGGAATCACCCTCCCTGCAAGCATAGGGCGGGTCTGCCCTGCTCCGTGCCAAGAGAAATGCCGAAGGCATTTCGTGGATGAAGAACCTGTATCAATAAGAGAGATCAAACGATACATAGGCGACTGGGGATTGAGCCAAGGAGATTTGGGAGAGATACCTCAGATAAAGGAAAATGGAAAGTCTGTAGCCATAGTAGGAGGAGGCCCGGCAGGCTTATCTGCGGCCTACTACCTCAGATTGAAGGGTTACAAAGTAACTATATTTGAAAAAGAATCCAAACTTGGCGGAATGATGCGCTATGGTATCCCAGATTACAGACTTCCACAGGAGATACTTGAAAAAGAATGCCAGTGGTTGCTCGCACACGGCATAGAAACCAGAATGAACACTGCCCTGGGCAAGGACGTAACCCTGGAGGAACTAAAAAAGCAATATGACGCCGTACTGTTGGCCATGGGCTGTTGGAAATCCACCCCCATGCGCGTCCCTGGTGAAGACCTTCCGGGAGTCATAGGTGGAATCGAATTCCTGTACAAAGTAAACAATAAACAAGAAACCGGTATCGGCAAAAAGGTTGCCATAATAGGCGGCGGTAACACCGCTATGGACGCAGCAAGATGTTCCCTGCGCGAAGGTGCTGAAAAAGTCTACGTAGTCTATCGCAGAACCAGAGAGGAAATGCCCGCTGAAGACATTGAGATAGAAGAAGCAATGGAAGAAGGGGTAGAATTCATTTTCTTGGCCGCACCCACTGCAATAGAGGGCAATTCCAGGGTAGAATCGATAGTCTGCGAGAAGATGGCCCTCGGCGCACCGGATGCTTCTGGAAGGAGAAGACCCATACCCACCGGAGAAACCTTTACCTTGGAAGTAGACACTGTAATAGCAGCCATAGGCCAAAGAATTGACCTTTCTTCACTGCCGCAAGACATCCATGACGGCAAATGGCTCAAGGTCGACGAGCACTTCGCCACTCCATATGAAGGAGTTTTCGTGTGCGGCGATCAAAAAACTGGCCCTGGCATAGCCGTTGAAGCCATTGGAAGTGGCCACTGGGCAGCGGAATCCATTCATCATTATCTCACAGAGGGCATTCCCCATAGGCCCTTTGAGTGCGACGTAGTAAGAGATGATCTTGGACCTGAAGATTTCTTGGATGTAGAAAAACAGCCTATGGAGAAACCCTTGATCCTGGAACCACAAGAAAGGTTATCCAAGCCCTACGAAGAGTTCAATAAGGGGCTCACCGAAGAGCAGGTTACAATAGACGGCAGCCGATGCATGAAGTGCGGATGCCCAGATATCCATGAATGTAAGCTAAGGGAGTACAGCATAGAATACGAAGCCTCACCCGATGCTTTCCCGAAAGAGCTATACTCTAGGCCAGACCGTCCAGAGGAAGCCAATACGTACTACATAAGAAACATGGATAAATGCATCCAGTGCGGAGTCTGCGTCAGGACATGTGAAGAAATAGCCAATTGTCATGCCATAGACTTCCAAAAACGAGGTATCAAAACCTTCGTTGGCCCCGGTGTAGACCGCACAATAGAGCATTCGGACTGTATATTCTGCGGACTTTGTGTGCAAAACTGTCCCACCGGAGCCCTTGTAGAGAGAACATCTTTCGGCATATCCAGACCTTCAAAGACAAAACTATCGAAGACCATATGCACCTACTGCAGCGTCGGTTGTGAACTGGTTGCTCACACGGACCTTTTGACAGGAAGAATAGATAACGTAACCGCAGACCTAGACAATCAAATGTCCATAAACAAAGGGAAAATATGCGCAAAGGGTCGATTCGATTGGCAATTCGTCAATAGAGACGACAGGATAAAAACTCCTCTAATCAAGGTAAACGGCACTTTCCAAGAGGCCTCTTGGGTTGAGGCACTGGAGTTCGTGTCCAAAAAACTGATGGCCATAAAAGACCAATACGGGTCTGATTCCATTGGTTTCTGTGCCTCTAACCATTGCACCAACGAAGAAAACTACCTACTTCAGCGTTTTGCCAGAGAAGTTGTTGGTACTAATAACGTCGATACTGTAGACAGCACATACTACATGCCTGTAATAAATGGCCTCACATCCACCCTTGGAACAGTTGCCATGACTAATGATTTCGACTCACTCAAGAATGCAAACGTGATTCTGTTGCTTGAGGCAAACCTGGCTGAAACCCATCCAGTAGCAGAGATGTGGATAAAGGAGCTCAAAAAAGCTTCTTCAACAAAGCTTTTGATAAGCAACTCCACCCCAACCAAACTGGATAGATACGCAGACATTACATTGCAGCAAAATAAGGGCACAGCTGTGGCACTGCTTAACGGGTTAATGCACATTATAGTGGAGGAAGGCCTTTACAATAGTGATTATGTTATGAACAACACAGAAAACTTCGGTGAGTTGAAGAAGCTATTGTCCGAGTACTCTCCTTCTAAGGTAGCAGCCATAACAGGAATTCCTGAGAAAGCCCTAAGAGAGGCTGCCAGAACCTTCGCATCTGGACCCAACTCCGCAATAATATTCGGAGATTGCCTATTGCAGCTTGAAAACGCAGAAGAAACCGTAAAATCCATAGCCAACTTGGCTCTACTCTGCGGAATGCTTGGAAGGCCAGGTACAGGCATTTATCCTGTAGTAGGCGCAAGCAACACTGTAGGAGCTTTTGATATGGGATGCACGCCACGCCTCTTACCAGGCTATCTGCCATCCAATGATGAAACGGCGCGCAGCAAGGTAGAAGCCATTTGGAACTGCTCCCTTCCAACCAGAGAAGGCCATGGGATACTCGACATGATAGATAAAGCATCAAAAGGAGAACTAAAAGCAATGTACATCATGGGTTCTGACATAGCAAAGAAGCTCTCCTGCAAAGATGCTCTATCCAACCTAGACCTACTTGTGGTGCAAGACATATTCCTTAACGAAACTGCTCAACTGGCAGACGTAGTGCTGCCAGCGGCGTGCTGGGGAGAAAAGGACGGCACAAAGACAAACGCCTGCAGGGTCGTTCAGAAGACATCCAAAGCTGCCGAAGCACCCCAAGATGCAAGGCCCGACTGGTGGATACTGACTCAACTTGCTGAAGCCTGTGGACGTTCCTGGTCCTTTGAAAACCCAGAGTCCATAATGAACGAAATAAGCAATGTGGCGGATATTTATGGTGGAATAACTTACGACAGGCTAAACACCAAGGGCTTAGCATGGCCTTGCTGGAACTTAAAACATGAAGGAACACCTATACTGTTTACAGAAGGTTTCCACAACAGAAAGGCCCGTTTCGCTCCGTGCGAATGGAAGTCCGCTAACTAA
- a CDS encoding NADH dehydrogenase subunit E (PFAM: Respiratory-chain NADH dehydrogenase 24 Kd subunit~COGs: COG1905 NADH:ubiquinone oxidoreductase 24 kD subunit~InterPro IPR002023~KEGG: dtu:Dtur_0916 NADH dehydrogenase (ubiquinone) 24 kDa subunit~PFAM: NADH dehydrogenase (ubiquinone) 24 kDa subunit~SPTR: NADH dehydrogenase (Ubiquinone) 24 kDa subunit): MTDVVKESTEEMQQVLDKIIEKYRGKPGSTIGILSAIQEKFGYLPEEAMDYVSESLNIPSAEIFGVASFYSMFRFQPEGKYVVRLCRGTACHVQGSWLVGEQLQRHLGIEEGGTTKDGLFSLHYVACLGCCSLAPVMMVNGTVHGRLTPDKAVEVLESYRREGQE; this comes from the coding sequence ATGACAGATGTTGTTAAGGAATCTACCGAAGAAATGCAACAGGTTTTGGACAAAATCATCGAAAAGTACCGGGGAAAACCGGGAAGCACCATAGGCATTTTGTCCGCTATCCAAGAGAAGTTTGGCTACCTACCTGAAGAGGCAATGGATTATGTCTCAGAATCTTTGAACATACCTTCGGCCGAGATTTTTGGTGTTGCCTCCTTCTACTCCATGTTCCGTTTCCAACCAGAAGGAAAATACGTGGTGAGATTATGCAGAGGAACCGCCTGCCATGTCCAAGGTTCATGGCTGGTTGGAGAGCAACTGCAAAGGCATCTGGGCATTGAAGAAGGGGGTACTACCAAAGATGGCCTTTTCTCTCTTCACTACGTAGCATGCCTTGGGTGCTGCAGCCTAGCACCAGTTATGATGGTCAACGGAACAGTTCATGGCCGTCTTACGCCAGACAAGGCTGTAGAAGTTTTGGAATCCTACAGACGTGAAGGCCAAGAATAG
- a CDS encoding translation elongation factor G (PFAM: Elongation factor Tu domain 2; Elongation factor G C-terminus; Elongation factor Tu GTP binding domain; Elongation factor G, domain IV~TIGRFAM: translation elongation factor EF-G; small GTP-binding protein domain~COGs: COG0480 Translation elongation factors (GTPase)~InterProIPR000795: IPR004161: IPR005517: IPR000640: IPR 004540: IPR005225~KEGG: aco:Amico_1371 translation elongation factor G~PFAM: protein synthesis factor GTP-binding; elongation factor Tu domain 2 protein; elongation factor G domain IV; elongation factor G domain-containing protein~SPTR: Translation elongation factor G;~TIGRFAM: translation elongation factor G; small GTP-binding protein) has translation MAGRLPENTRTVALTGHGGSGKTSLAEAMAFDTGVTTRLGKVEDGNTLSDFGAEEKKRQISINTSVLTLDHAGKRYYILDCPGYADFIGDLRSAMRVSDGTVIVVSGVDGVEVQTEKAWDFAEEMGLTVAFYINKMDRDNADFSRTLSDIRRYLSDKAVPLFLPIGQEANFKGVIDVLSQKAYVYKADGSKEFKEEEIPQDLAQEASDAREELLERIVEADDELMMRYLDGEELTLDELLPALKKAVKERKLFPVLPGSSTLNVGVLQLLDTIASLFPSPLDMPPRKALKGEEEIEVAPDPNGPFTALCFKIMVDPYVGKLSFLRVFSGKLTSDRPIYNVSKGEEERISAFKMMKGKDGDDEKEIIVGDIVAIPKLHSTAVGDTLAEKGTDIIFPPIKFPKPVYSVAVLPKSRNDEDKLASALSKLLEEDPTLHFEKNAETHDSVLSGMGDVHLDIMLSRIKERYGVDLETQTPKVPYRETIKKSSKAQGKYKKQSGGRGQYGDVHIEFQPLPRGTGFEFEDRIVGGAVPKSYIPAVEKGLREAMQKGVLAGYPTVDVKAILFFGSYHEVDSSEMAFKIAASMAFKKGIKEASPVLLEPIMNVEVVVPEEYLGDVMGDFNSRRGKIMGIDSRGRLQVVKAQVPLAEMFRYAIILRSMTSGRGNFTMEFSHYEEVPHDIAKKIIAQAQVEEEEE, from the coding sequence ATGGCAGGACGCTTACCCGAGAACACGAGAACTGTGGCTCTTACAGGTCACGGTGGATCTGGAAAGACTTCGCTGGCGGAAGCTATGGCCTTCGACACCGGGGTAACTACCAGATTGGGCAAGGTTGAAGACGGTAATACTCTCAGTGATTTTGGAGCGGAGGAGAAGAAACGCCAAATATCTATCAACACTTCTGTTCTGACGTTGGATCACGCTGGCAAAAGATATTACATTCTGGACTGCCCTGGATATGCGGATTTTATCGGAGACTTAAGATCTGCCATGAGGGTATCCGATGGTACGGTTATTGTCGTAAGCGGTGTAGACGGAGTCGAAGTTCAGACGGAGAAGGCTTGGGATTTTGCAGAAGAAATGGGCTTGACTGTAGCCTTCTACATAAACAAAATGGATAGGGATAATGCAGATTTCAGCAGGACTTTGAGTGACATAAGGCGCTACTTGTCAGATAAGGCAGTGCCCCTGTTTCTCCCCATAGGACAAGAAGCCAATTTTAAGGGTGTAATAGATGTCTTGTCCCAGAAAGCTTACGTCTACAAGGCAGATGGCAGCAAAGAATTCAAGGAAGAAGAGATACCCCAGGATTTGGCGCAAGAGGCTTCAGATGCTAGGGAGGAGTTGCTGGAACGAATAGTTGAGGCTGATGACGAGCTCATGATGCGCTATCTTGACGGAGAGGAACTTACCCTGGATGAGTTGCTTCCTGCGCTCAAGAAGGCCGTGAAAGAAAGAAAACTTTTCCCCGTATTACCTGGCTCAAGCACTTTAAACGTAGGAGTATTGCAGCTTCTTGATACCATTGCTTCATTGTTCCCCTCCCCGCTTGATATGCCTCCACGCAAGGCCCTGAAAGGAGAAGAAGAGATTGAGGTCGCTCCAGACCCCAACGGTCCCTTTACAGCTTTGTGCTTTAAAATAATGGTTGATCCTTACGTAGGAAAACTGTCCTTCTTGAGGGTATTCTCTGGAAAGCTTACAAGCGATCGTCCTATTTACAATGTCAGTAAGGGTGAGGAAGAGCGCATCAGCGCCTTCAAGATGATGAAGGGAAAAGATGGGGACGATGAAAAGGAGATCATCGTAGGAGATATAGTCGCCATTCCTAAGCTCCATAGCACCGCCGTGGGAGATACCTTGGCGGAGAAGGGGACCGACATAATCTTCCCGCCCATAAAGTTCCCCAAGCCAGTATACAGCGTTGCAGTTTTACCAAAGAGCAGAAACGACGAAGATAAATTGGCTAGCGCCTTGAGCAAACTCTTGGAGGAAGATCCGACACTGCATTTCGAGAAGAACGCGGAGACTCATGACAGTGTCCTATCCGGGATGGGCGATGTGCATTTGGACATAATGCTTTCCAGGATCAAGGAAAGGTACGGAGTGGATTTGGAGACCCAGACGCCCAAAGTGCCATATAGAGAGACGATCAAAAAATCCTCCAAGGCACAGGGTAAGTACAAAAAACAGTCTGGCGGTAGAGGGCAATATGGAGATGTGCATATAGAGTTCCAGCCCCTCCCGAGAGGAACAGGTTTCGAATTCGAAGACAGAATAGTAGGCGGAGCCGTTCCCAAATCTTACATTCCCGCTGTTGAGAAGGGACTTCGGGAAGCCATGCAGAAAGGAGTATTGGCTGGATATCCTACAGTTGACGTAAAGGCCATATTGTTCTTTGGTTCATACCACGAGGTTGACTCATCAGAAATGGCGTTCAAGATAGCTGCCTCCATGGCTTTCAAAAAAGGTATTAAGGAAGCTTCTCCAGTACTGTTGGAGCCCATAATGAACGTGGAAGTTGTTGTTCCTGAGGAATACTTGGGGGATGTAATGGGTGATTTCAACAGCCGTAGAGGAAAGATCATGGGTATTGACAGTAGGGGGCGCTTGCAGGTAGTCAAGGCTCAGGTTCCCTTGGCAGAGATGTTCCGTTATGCCATAATCCTGAGATCCATGACTTCTGGAAGGGGTAATTTCACCATGGAATTTTCTCACTACGAAGAAGTACCTCACGATATTGCCAAAAAGATAATAGCTCAGGCGCAGGTGGAGGAAGAGGAAGAGTAA